In one Pelecanus crispus isolate bPelCri1 chromosome 12, bPelCri1.pri, whole genome shotgun sequence genomic region, the following are encoded:
- the TOB1 gene encoding protein Tob1: protein MQLEIQVALNFIISYLYNKLPRRRVNIFGEELERLLKKKYEGHWYPEKPYKGSGFRCIHVGEKVDPVIEQASKESGLDIDDVRGNLPQDLSVWIDPFEVSYQIGEKGPVKVLYVDDNENGCELDKEIKNSFNPEAQVFMPISDPASSVSSSPSPPFGHSAAVSPTFMPRSTQPLTFTTATFAATKFGSTKMKNSGRSNKVARTSPTNLGLNVNDLLKQKALSSSMHSLYGLGLGSQQQQQQQQQQQKTSALSPNAKEFIFPNMQGQGSTSSIFPGDSPLNLSPLQYSNAFDMFAAYGGLNEKSFVDGLNFSLNNMQYSNQQFQPVMAN from the coding sequence ATGCAGCTTGAAATCCAAGTAGCACtcaattttattatttcatatttgtacAATAAGCTTCCCAGACGACGTGTCAACATTTTTGGTGAAGAGCTTGAAAGACTTCTTAAGAAGAAGTATGAAGGGCACTGGTATCCAGAAAAGCCATACAAAGGATCAGGGTTTAGATGTATACATGTAGGGGAGAAAGTGGACCCGGTCATAGAACAAGCATCCAAAGAGAGTGGTTTGGACATTGATGATGTTCGTGGCAACTTGCCTCAGGATCTTAGTGTTTGGATTGACCCATTTGAGGTTTCATACCAAATCGGTGAAAAGGGACCAGTGAAAGTGCTTTATGTGGATGATAATGAAAATGGATGTGAGTTGGATAAGGAAATCAAGAACAGCTTTAACCCAGAGGCCCAGGTGTTCATGCCAATTAGTGACCCAGCATCTTCAGTGTCTagttctccttctcctccctttgGTCACTCTGCTGCTGTGAGCCCAACTTTCATGCCCCGCTCCACTCAGCCTTTAACCTTCACCACTGCCACATTTGCTGCCACCAAGTTTGGCTCGACCAAAATGAAGAATAGCGGCCGTAGCAACAAGGTCGCCCGCACCTCTCCCACCAACCTTGGCTTGAATGTCAATGACCTGTTGAAGCAGAAagccctttcctcctccatGCACTCTCTCTACGGGCTTGGCTTAggcagtcagcagcagcagcagcagcagcaacaacagcagaagACTTCTGCCCTTTCTCCTAACGCAAAGGAGTTCATTTTCCCCAACATGCAGGGTCAAGGTAGTACCAGTAGCATCTTTCCTGGTGACAGCCCCCTTAACCTCAGTCCTCTCCAGTACAGTAATGCCTTTGATATGTTTGCAGCCTATGGTGGTCTAAATGAGAAGTCTTTTGTGGATGGCTTGAATTTTAGTTTAAACAACATGCAGTATTCTAACCAGCAATTCCAGCCAGTTATGGCTAACTAA